A genomic region of Pseudorca crassidens isolate mPseCra1 chromosome 10, mPseCra1.hap1, whole genome shotgun sequence contains the following coding sequences:
- the LEMD2 gene encoding LEM domain-containing protein 2 isoform X3 yields MAGLSDLELRRELQALGFQPGPITDTTRNVYRNKLRRLRGEVRQRGEERLREEARARGEERLREEARARGEERLREEARARGEERLREEARLREEAPLRARPAASSLRSEPWLSPPASGPAYATSGAYGDIGASAASWSRSRGLAYPPRPAQLRRRASVRGSSEEDEDCRPLDRAVPGPGHGVRRWWASSPAPVRPSSALLGPDPRPGLRATRAGQAGAARARPEVGRRLERYLSRLLLWASLGLLLVFLGILWVKMGKPSAPQEAEDNMKLLPVDCETETDEFCQAKQKAALLEVLHELYNFLAIQAGNFECGNPEKLKSKCIPVMEAQEYIANVTGSSSAKFEAALTWILNSNKDVGIWLKGEDPSELVTTVDKVVCLESARPRMGVGCRLSRALLTAVTNVLIFFWCLAFLWGLLILLKYRWRKLEEEEQAMYEMVKKIIVPSVLQMWSRTTTWTGSRTWSATHTWASYTCVTP; encoded by the exons ATGGCCGGCCTCTCGGACCTGGAGCTGCGGCGGGAGCTGCAGGCCCTGGGCTTCCAGCCAGGACCCATCACCGACACCACCCGGAACGTCTACCGCAACAAGCTGCGCCGCCTGCGGGGCGAGGTCCGGCAGCGCGGCGAGGAGCGGCTGCGGGAGGAGGCCCGGGCAAGGGGCGAGGAGCGGCTGCGGGAGGAGGCCCGGGCAAGGGGCGAGGAGCGGCTGCGGGAGGAGGCCCGGGCAAGGGGCGAGGAGCGGCTGCGGGAGGAGGCCCGGCTGCGCGAGGAGGCTCCGCTTCGCGCCCGGCCCGCCGCGTCCTCCCTGCGGTCGGAGCCCTGGCTCTCCCCGCCGGCCTCGGGCCCGGCCTACGCGACCTCTGGGGCCTACGGCGACATCGGGGCCTCCGCCGCTTCCTGGTCCAGGAGCCGCGGCCTCGCCTACCCCCCCCGCCCCGCGCAGCTCAGACGCCGCGCCTCGGTCCGGGGCAGCTCCGAGGAGGACGAGGACTGCCGGCCACTCGACAGGGCCGTGCCGGGCCCCGGCCACGGAGTCCGTCGGTGGTGGGCCTCGTCCCCAGCCCCGGTGCGGCCGTCCTCCGCCCTCCTCGGTCCCGACCCGCGCCCGGGCCTGCGGGCGACGAGAGCGGGCCAGGCGGGCGCGGCGCGGGCCCGGCCCGAGGTGGGGCGGCGGCTGGAGCGCTACCTCTCCCGGCTCCTGCTCTGGGCCAGCCTGGGGCTGCTGCTCGTCTTCCTGGGCATCCTCTGGGTGAAGATGGGCAAGCCCTCGGCGCCGCAGGAGGCGGAGGACAACA TGAAATTATTGCCAGTGGACTGTGAGACAGAAACAGATGAG TTCTGTCAGGCCAAGCAGAAGGCGGCCTTGCTGGAGGTGCTGCACGAGCTGTACAACTTCCTGGCCATCCAAGCGG GTAATTTTGAATGTGGAAATCCAGAGAAGCTAAAAAGCAAATGCATTCCTGTAATGGAAGCCCAGGAATATATAGCA AATGTGACCGGCAGCTCCTCCGCCAAGTTTGAAGCGGCACTGACCTGGATACTGAACAGTAACAAGGACGTGGGCATCTG GTTGAAAGGGGAAGACCCGTCCGAGCTGGTGACCACGGTGGACAAGGTGGTCTGCCTGGAGTCCGCCCGACCCCGCATGGGTGTCGGCTGCCGCCTGAGCCGCGCCCTGCTCACGGCCGTCACCAATGTGCTCATTTTCTTCTGGT GCTTGGCCTTTCTGTGGGGGCTCCTGATCCTCCTGAAATACCGGTGGCGGAAGTTGGAAGAGGAAGAGCAGGCCATGTATGAGATGGTGAAGAAGATTATAG TGCCCTCTGTCCTGCAGATGTGGTCCAGGACCACTACGTGGACTGGGAGCAGGACATGGAGCGCTACCCATACGTGGGCATCCTACACGTGCGTGACACCCTGA
- the LEMD2 gene encoding LEM domain-containing protein 2 isoform X2: MAGLSDLELRRELQALGFQPGPITDTTRNVYRNKLRRLRGEVRQRGEERLREEARARGEERLREEARARGEERLREEARARGEERLREEARLREEAPLRARPAASSLRSEPWLSPPASGPAYATSGAYGDIGASAASWSRSRGLAYPPRPAQLRRRASVRGSSEEDEDCRPLDRAVPGPGHGVRRWWASSPAPVRPSSALLGPDPRPGLRATRAGQAGAARARPEVGRRLERYLSRLLLWASLGLLLVFLGILWVKMGKPSAPQEAEDNMKLLPVDCETETDEFCQAKQKAALLEVLHELYNFLAIQAGNFECGNPEKLKSKCIPVMEAQEYIANVTGSSSAKFEAALTWILNSNKDVGIWLKGEDPSELVTTVDKVVCLESARPRMGVGCRLSRALLTAVTNVLIFFWCLAFLWGLLILLKYRWRKLEEEEQAMYEMVKKIIDVVQDHYVDWEQDMERYPYVGILHVRDTLIPPQSR, from the exons ATGGCCGGCCTCTCGGACCTGGAGCTGCGGCGGGAGCTGCAGGCCCTGGGCTTCCAGCCAGGACCCATCACCGACACCACCCGGAACGTCTACCGCAACAAGCTGCGCCGCCTGCGGGGCGAGGTCCGGCAGCGCGGCGAGGAGCGGCTGCGGGAGGAGGCCCGGGCAAGGGGCGAGGAGCGGCTGCGGGAGGAGGCCCGGGCAAGGGGCGAGGAGCGGCTGCGGGAGGAGGCCCGGGCAAGGGGCGAGGAGCGGCTGCGGGAGGAGGCCCGGCTGCGCGAGGAGGCTCCGCTTCGCGCCCGGCCCGCCGCGTCCTCCCTGCGGTCGGAGCCCTGGCTCTCCCCGCCGGCCTCGGGCCCGGCCTACGCGACCTCTGGGGCCTACGGCGACATCGGGGCCTCCGCCGCTTCCTGGTCCAGGAGCCGCGGCCTCGCCTACCCCCCCCGCCCCGCGCAGCTCAGACGCCGCGCCTCGGTCCGGGGCAGCTCCGAGGAGGACGAGGACTGCCGGCCACTCGACAGGGCCGTGCCGGGCCCCGGCCACGGAGTCCGTCGGTGGTGGGCCTCGTCCCCAGCCCCGGTGCGGCCGTCCTCCGCCCTCCTCGGTCCCGACCCGCGCCCGGGCCTGCGGGCGACGAGAGCGGGCCAGGCGGGCGCGGCGCGGGCCCGGCCCGAGGTGGGGCGGCGGCTGGAGCGCTACCTCTCCCGGCTCCTGCTCTGGGCCAGCCTGGGGCTGCTGCTCGTCTTCCTGGGCATCCTCTGGGTGAAGATGGGCAAGCCCTCGGCGCCGCAGGAGGCGGAGGACAACA TGAAATTATTGCCAGTGGACTGTGAGACAGAAACAGATGAG TTCTGTCAGGCCAAGCAGAAGGCGGCCTTGCTGGAGGTGCTGCACGAGCTGTACAACTTCCTGGCCATCCAAGCGG GTAATTTTGAATGTGGAAATCCAGAGAAGCTAAAAAGCAAATGCATTCCTGTAATGGAAGCCCAGGAATATATAGCA AATGTGACCGGCAGCTCCTCCGCCAAGTTTGAAGCGGCACTGACCTGGATACTGAACAGTAACAAGGACGTGGGCATCTG GTTGAAAGGGGAAGACCCGTCCGAGCTGGTGACCACGGTGGACAAGGTGGTCTGCCTGGAGTCCGCCCGACCCCGCATGGGTGTCGGCTGCCGCCTGAGCCGCGCCCTGCTCACGGCCGTCACCAATGTGCTCATTTTCTTCTGGT GCTTGGCCTTTCTGTGGGGGCTCCTGATCCTCCTGAAATACCGGTGGCGGAAGTTGGAAGAGGAAGAGCAGGCCATGTATGAGATGGTGAAGAAGATTATAG ATGTGGTCCAGGACCACTACGTGGACTGGGAGCAGGACATGGAGCGCTACCCATACGTGGGCATCCTACACGTGCGTGACACCCTGATCCCGCCACAGAGCCG ATAA
- the LEMD2 gene encoding LEM domain-containing protein 2 isoform X1: MAGLSDLELRRELQALGFQPGPITDTTRNVYRNKLRRLRGEVRQRGEERLREEARARGEERLREEARARGEERLREEARARGEERLREEARLREEAPLRARPAASSLRSEPWLSPPASGPAYATSGAYGDIGASAASWSRSRGLAYPPRPAQLRRRASVRGSSEEDEDCRPLDRAVPGPGHGVRRWWASSPAPVRPSSALLGPDPRPGLRATRAGQAGAARARPEVGRRLERYLSRLLLWASLGLLLVFLGILWVKMGKPSAPQEAEDNMKLLPVDCETETDEFCQAKQKAALLEVLHELYNFLAIQAGNFECGNPEKLKSKCIPVMEAQEYIANVTGSSSAKFEAALTWILNSNKDVGIWLKGEDPSELVTTVDKVVCLESARPRMGVGCRLSRALLTAVTNVLIFFWCLAFLWGLLILLKYRWRKLEEEEQAMYEMVKKIIDVVQDHYVDWEQDMERYPYVGILHVRDTLIPPQSRRRMKRVWDRAVEFLASNESRIQTESHRVAGEDMLVWRWTKPSSFSDSER; the protein is encoded by the exons ATGGCCGGCCTCTCGGACCTGGAGCTGCGGCGGGAGCTGCAGGCCCTGGGCTTCCAGCCAGGACCCATCACCGACACCACCCGGAACGTCTACCGCAACAAGCTGCGCCGCCTGCGGGGCGAGGTCCGGCAGCGCGGCGAGGAGCGGCTGCGGGAGGAGGCCCGGGCAAGGGGCGAGGAGCGGCTGCGGGAGGAGGCCCGGGCAAGGGGCGAGGAGCGGCTGCGGGAGGAGGCCCGGGCAAGGGGCGAGGAGCGGCTGCGGGAGGAGGCCCGGCTGCGCGAGGAGGCTCCGCTTCGCGCCCGGCCCGCCGCGTCCTCCCTGCGGTCGGAGCCCTGGCTCTCCCCGCCGGCCTCGGGCCCGGCCTACGCGACCTCTGGGGCCTACGGCGACATCGGGGCCTCCGCCGCTTCCTGGTCCAGGAGCCGCGGCCTCGCCTACCCCCCCCGCCCCGCGCAGCTCAGACGCCGCGCCTCGGTCCGGGGCAGCTCCGAGGAGGACGAGGACTGCCGGCCACTCGACAGGGCCGTGCCGGGCCCCGGCCACGGAGTCCGTCGGTGGTGGGCCTCGTCCCCAGCCCCGGTGCGGCCGTCCTCCGCCCTCCTCGGTCCCGACCCGCGCCCGGGCCTGCGGGCGACGAGAGCGGGCCAGGCGGGCGCGGCGCGGGCCCGGCCCGAGGTGGGGCGGCGGCTGGAGCGCTACCTCTCCCGGCTCCTGCTCTGGGCCAGCCTGGGGCTGCTGCTCGTCTTCCTGGGCATCCTCTGGGTGAAGATGGGCAAGCCCTCGGCGCCGCAGGAGGCGGAGGACAACA TGAAATTATTGCCAGTGGACTGTGAGACAGAAACAGATGAG TTCTGTCAGGCCAAGCAGAAGGCGGCCTTGCTGGAGGTGCTGCACGAGCTGTACAACTTCCTGGCCATCCAAGCGG GTAATTTTGAATGTGGAAATCCAGAGAAGCTAAAAAGCAAATGCATTCCTGTAATGGAAGCCCAGGAATATATAGCA AATGTGACCGGCAGCTCCTCCGCCAAGTTTGAAGCGGCACTGACCTGGATACTGAACAGTAACAAGGACGTGGGCATCTG GTTGAAAGGGGAAGACCCGTCCGAGCTGGTGACCACGGTGGACAAGGTGGTCTGCCTGGAGTCCGCCCGACCCCGCATGGGTGTCGGCTGCCGCCTGAGCCGCGCCCTGCTCACGGCCGTCACCAATGTGCTCATTTTCTTCTGGT GCTTGGCCTTTCTGTGGGGGCTCCTGATCCTCCTGAAATACCGGTGGCGGAAGTTGGAAGAGGAAGAGCAGGCCATGTATGAGATGGTGAAGAAGATTATAG ATGTGGTCCAGGACCACTACGTGGACTGGGAGCAGGACATGGAGCGCTACCCATACGTGGGCATCCTACACGTGCGTGACACCCTGATCCCGCCACAGAGCCG GAGACGCATGAAGCGGGTCTGGGACCGGGCCGTGGAGTTCCTGGCCTCCAACGAATCCCGGATCCAGACAGAGTCCCACCGCGTGGCCGGAGAAGACATGCTGGTGTGGAGATGGACTAagccctcttccttctctgactCAGAGCGATAA
- the LEMD2 gene encoding LEM domain-containing protein 2 isoform X4: MEAQEYIANVTGSSSAKFEAALTWILNSNKDVGIWLKGEDPSELVTTVDKVVCLESARPRMGVGCRLSRALLTAVTNVLIFFWCLAFLWGLLILLKYRWRKLEEEEQAMYEMVKKIIDVVQDHYVDWEQDMERYPYVGILHVRDTLIPPQSRRRMKRVWDRAVEFLASNESRIQTESHRVAGEDMLVWRWTKPSSFSDSER, encoded by the exons ATGGAAGCCCAGGAATATATAGCA AATGTGACCGGCAGCTCCTCCGCCAAGTTTGAAGCGGCACTGACCTGGATACTGAACAGTAACAAGGACGTGGGCATCTG GTTGAAAGGGGAAGACCCGTCCGAGCTGGTGACCACGGTGGACAAGGTGGTCTGCCTGGAGTCCGCCCGACCCCGCATGGGTGTCGGCTGCCGCCTGAGCCGCGCCCTGCTCACGGCCGTCACCAATGTGCTCATTTTCTTCTGGT GCTTGGCCTTTCTGTGGGGGCTCCTGATCCTCCTGAAATACCGGTGGCGGAAGTTGGAAGAGGAAGAGCAGGCCATGTATGAGATGGTGAAGAAGATTATAG ATGTGGTCCAGGACCACTACGTGGACTGGGAGCAGGACATGGAGCGCTACCCATACGTGGGCATCCTACACGTGCGTGACACCCTGATCCCGCCACAGAGCCG GAGACGCATGAAGCGGGTCTGGGACCGGGCCGTGGAGTTCCTGGCCTCCAACGAATCCCGGATCCAGACAGAGTCCCACCGCGTGGCCGGAGAAGACATGCTGGTGTGGAGATGGACTAagccctcttccttctctgactCAGAGCGATAA